CCTGTTGGTAACGGTAGCGGCGTGCGCTCGACAGCCGCAATACGCTTGCGTCGCCGCTTGCGCACACTCAGTCCCGCCTTGGTGTACAGGCGCCAGATACGCTTGTGATTGACGAAGTAGCCATCCCGCTGCAACAGCACGTGAATCCGGCGATAGCCGTAGCGGCGCTTCTGCGCGGCGATGGCCATCATCCGGCCAGTCAGCACTTCGTCGTCAACTCGGCGGCGTGATTCGTAATAGAACAGAGAGCGCGAAATCCCTACCAGCCCGCAGGCCCGGGTAACACCCATGGCACGTTCGGTCATCAATATCCGGACCGCTTCGCGCTTGGCCTGCGGGCTTGCTACTTTCGAGCCAGCAAGTCCTTCAGCGCGGCGTTGTCGAGCATCGATTCGGCCAACAGACGCTTGAGCTTACTATTCTCCTGCTCCAGTTCCTTCAGGCGCTGCGCTTCGGAGACCGTCATCCCGCCGAACTTCGCTTTCCAGTTGTAGTAGGTCGCTTCCGAGATGCCGTACTTGCGACACAGCTCCGCCGGCTTCAGGCCAGCCTCGGCTTCCTTCAAGATACCGATGATCTGTTCTTCGGTGAATCGCTTTTTCATTGCCGTTCCTCTCTGGAACGGACTCTACACCGTCACCGTACTAAACGCGGGGAGCAGGTCAGACACAGGAACCGGCCGTGGACACCGGATGCTTCGTCGCCGCTTACAACGCAACGATGCCGGTGACCGCCGCAGTTCCGGAAGCTGCCGCACGCCATGGTATTGGACAGCCCTCGGGCGCGCCTTATGGCCGCTGGAGGCGACGATGACGCCCTGGACCGGTGCCGAAAGCTCGATCTCGCCTCAAACTCCTCCTGCCGCTGCTACGCGACGCCTGTCCCTGGCGGCCACGTCGAATACGCATCACTGCCGCAGCGAGCGTGCAGCCGAACTGCGCGCTCGCGCAAGCCGATCTAGATAGGTGCCTGATCAGACTGTCGCGGCGAAGCCGCGCTATACATCTGATATCCGCTGTGTTCATACGATACTCGGCTCGTTGAGCGCGGATTCCGGTGTCGCAGCGGAAGAGGCGAGCAGCGGCGCTATATCCGGATATCTGGCTTCGGTATGCCAGAAGTTCCCGCAGACAACCCGGTCGACCCCGTGGACGGTGTTCTGCCGCCCCATTATCAATAGGCTTCAGCGGTCCAGGCGTGTGCCAGACGTCTCGGAAATTCCCGTCGGCATGGAAATTGCGGATTTTTTGCGTCTACCCGCTTGGCATTATGCTTGGGAGGCCGTATGATGGCGGTCTTTCGTTTTTAGCGAAGATGCAAATCGACGCTGAAGACGGGGTCTGACGAACATGTGGGCTTGCCTTAGCCGGGTGAGCGCGAATGTCAGGTGAATCGCACAAGTGCGCTGGAAGAGAATGAAAAATAATCTTCCGGATGTGCTTGACAAGAGTGCGATGCACCCCCATAATCGTCAGTTCTCTACGGAGGGGTGCCCGAGTGGCTAAAGGGGGCAGACTGTAAATCTGTTGGCTTACGCCTACGTTGGTTCGAATCCAACCTCCTCCACCAGAACATCAGCGCAGAGAGCGGTAGGGAATCGTTAGTGGCCCGTGCGGGTGTAGCTCAATGGTAGAGCAGAAGCCTTCCAAGCTTACGACGAGGGTTCGATTCCCTTCACCCGCTCCAGTCCGTGTAGTTGAAGCGTAATAGCGCCCATGTGGCTCAGTGGTAGAGCACTCCCTTGGTAAGGGAGAGGTCGGCAGTTCGATCCTGCCCATGGGCACCAGCAGTAAAAAGTCAGTGTCTGTTTGCGCGCGGCGCAACATGTGAAATTCCTTTCGGGAGTTGAAAATGGCCAAGGAAAAGTTTGAGCGGACCAAGCCGCACGTCAACGTTGGTACGATTGGTCACGTTGACCACGGCAAGACGACGCTGACGGCAGCGATCACGACGGTTCTGACGAAGAAGTTCGGCGGCGAAGCGAAGGCCTACGACCAGATCGACGCGGCACCGGAAGAAAAGGCGCGCGGCATCACGATCAACACGGCACACGTCGAGTACGAAACGGCAAACCGCCACTACGCACACGTCGACTGCCCGGGCCACGCTGACTATGTGAAGAACATGATCACGGGCGCGGCGCAGATGGACGGCGCGATCCTGGTTTGCTCGGCAGCAGACGGCCCGATGCCGCAAACGCGTGAGCACATTCTGCTGGCGCGTCAGGTTGGCGTTCCGTACATCATCGTGTTCCTGAACAAGTGCGACATGGTGGACGACGCAGAACTGCTCGAGCTGGTCGAGATGGAAGTTCGCGAACTGCTGTCGAAGTACGACTTCCCGGGCGACGACACGCCGATCGTGAAGGGTTCGGCCAAGCTGGCGCTGGAAGGCGACACGGGCGAGCTGGGCGAAGTGGCGATCATGAACCTGGCAGACGCACTGGACACGTACATCCCGACGCCGGAGCGTGCGGTTGACGGCGCGTTCCTGATGCCGGTGGAAGACGTGTTCTCGATCTCGGGCCGTGGTACGGTGGTGACGGGTCGTGTCGAGCGTGGCATCGTGAAGGTCGGCGAGGAAATCGAAATCGTCGGTATCAAGCCGACGGTGAAGACGACCTGCACGGGCGTTGAAATGTTCCGCAAGCTGCTGGACCAAGGTCAGGCAGGCGACAACGTCGGTATCCTGCTGCGCGGCACGAAGCGTGAAGACGTGGAGCGTGGCCAGGTTCTGGCGAAGCCGGGTTCGATCACGCCGCACACGCACTTCACGGCTGAAGTGTACGTGCTGAGCAAGGACGAAGGCGGTCGTCACACGCCGTTCTTCAACAACTACCGTCCGCAGTTCTACTTCCGTACGACGGACGTGACGGGCTCGATCGAGCTGCCGAAGGACAAGGAAATGGTGATGCCGGGCGACAACGTGTCGATCACGGTGAAGCTGATCGCTCCGATCGCGATGGAAGAAGGTCTGCGCTTCGCAATCCGCGAAGGCGGCCGTACCGTCGGCGCCGGCGTCGTCGCCAAGATCATCGAGTAAGCCAGTTATTCGTTGATCGACAGTTTTGGGGCTGGCAGCAGCCGGCCCCAACATGGTTTAGGGGTATAGCTCAACTGGCAGAGCGTCGGTCTCCAAAACCGAAGGTTGGGGGTTCGATTCCCTCTGCCCCTGCCAAAAATCGCCACGTGTCCCACGTGGCATTTGTTTTAAGGTGTTATGGCGAATCCATCCGTCGAAACTGTAAATACCTCCGGCGATAAGCTGATGCTGGCCCTGGGCGTATTGCTGGTCTTGGCCGGATTCGTGGGCTTCTTCTGGCTGGCCAATCAGCAGTGGTATGTCCGCGGTGCCGCATTGGCGGTAGGTATCATCGCCGGCGTGGCCGTCGGTCTGATGTCCGCACCTGGCAAGAGCCTCATCGCATTTGCCAAGGATTCGTACAAGGAAGTCCGCAAGGTCGTTTGGCCCACCCGAAAGGAAGCAACGCAAACCACACTTGTCGTGTTCGGTTTCGTGCTCGTGATGGCGATTTTCCTCTGGCTGAGTGACAAATCGATCGAATGGGTGATTTTCTCGGCGATTCTGGGTTGGAAATGATATGAGCGATACTCCGGCATCCCCGAGCGGAAAGCGTTGGTACGTTGTGCACGCCTACTCCGGTATGGAGAAGAGCGTGCAACGTGCGCTTCAAGAGCGCATCGAACGTGCTGGCATGCAGGATAAATTCGGTCAGATTCTTGTGCCGACCGAAGAAGTGGTCGAAGTCAAAGGTGGCCACAAGGCAGTAACCGAGCGTCGTTTCTTCCCCGGCTACGTGCTGGTGGAGATGGAGATGACGGACGAAACGTGGCATCTCGTGAAAAACACGGCGAAGGTCACGGGTTTCGTCGGCGGTGCGCGTAACCGCCCGACCCCGATTTCCCCGAAGGAAGTCGAAAAGATCATGTCGCAGATGCAGGAAGGCGTCGAGAAGCCGCGCCCGAAGACCCTGTTCGAAGTTGGCGAGATGGTGCGTGTCAAGGAAGGCCCGTTCACGGACTTCAACGGCACCGTCGAGGAAGTCAACTACGAAAAATCGCGCGTGCGTGTGTCGGTCACCATCTTTGGCCGTTCTACCCCGGTCGAACTCGAGTTCGGTCAGGTCGAAAAAGTTTGATCCCGATTCGGTGGGCAGCCTCGGCTGCCCACCTTCGCGCTTACGGTTCGCGTTATAGCCGTTGAGGAGCGTCAGTAGCCAAGGGCGAACGCGCGTTATCACTCACCGAACGCCGTCTGGCGTTCCAACGAGGTTTACAAATGGCAAAGAAGATTGTCGGCTTTATCAAGCTGCAGATTCCTGCAGGTAAAGCCAACCCGTCGCCGCCGGTCGGTCCGGCACTGGGCCAGCGCGGCCTGAACATCATGGAGTTCTGCAAGGCGTTCAACGCGCAGACTCAAGGCATGGAGCCGGGTCTGCCGGTGCCGGTGGTCATCACGGCATACGCTGACAAGAGCTTCACGTTCGTGATGAAGACGCCGCCGGCGACCGTCCTGATCAAGAAGGCGGCGAAGGTGGACAAGGGCTCGAGCAAGCCGCACACCGACAAGGTCGGTTCGATCACGCGCGCTCAAGCCGAAGAAATCGCGAAGACCAAGATGCCGGACCTTACGGCAGCTGATCTGGATGCAGCCGTTCGCACCATCGCTGGTAGCGCACGCTCGATGGGCATCACTGTGGAGGGCGTGTAAATGGCTAAGATCTCCAAGCGCCGTCAGGCATTTGCCGCCAAGGTCGACCGTCAGAAGCTGTACGCGATCGAAGACGCACTGGCACTCGTGAAGGAATGCGCGAGCGCGAAGTTCAACGAGTCGATCGACGTCGCAGTCCAGCTCGGCATCGACGCGAAGAAGTCGGACCAGGTCGTTCGTGGTTCGGTCGTTCTGCCGGCAGGTACGGGCAAGTCGGTTCGCGTTGCCGTGTTCGCACAAGGTGACAAGGCCGAGCAGGCTCGTGCAGCAGGCGCGGAAATCGTCGGTATGGAAGACCTGGCTGAGCAGATCAAGGCCGGCCAGATGGACTTCGACATCGTGATCGCTTCGCCGGACACGATGCGTATCGTCGGTACGCTCGGTCAGATCCTCGGCCCGCGCGGCCTGATGCCGAACCCGAAGGTCGGCACGGTCACGCCGGACGTCGCGACTGCAGTCAAGAACGCGAAGGCTGGTCAGGTGCAATTCCGTGTCGACAAGGCCGGTATCATCCACGCGACCATCGGCCGTGCATCGTTCGAAGCAGACGCATTGCGTTCGAACCTGTCGGCACTGATCGAAGCGCTGCAGAAGGCCAAGCCGGCAACGAGCAAGGGCGTCTACCTGCGCAAGATCGCACTGTCGAGCACGATGGGCGTCGGCGTGCGTGTCGACCAGGCTACGCTGGCAGCATAAGCAAGTATTCGGGCCGCTTCGTTCGCGAAGCGGCCT
The sequence above is a segment of the Burkholderia diffusa genome. Coding sequences within it:
- a CDS encoding IS3 family transposase (programmed frameshift), which codes for MKKRFTEEQIIGILKEAEAGLKPAELCRKYGISEATYYNWKAKFGGMTVSEAQRLKELEQENSKLKRLLAESMLDNAALKGLAGSKVASPQAKREAVRILMTERAMGVTRACGLVGISRSLFYYESRRRVDDEVLTGRMMAIAAQKRRYGYRRIHVLLQRDGYFVNHKRIWRLYTKAGLSVRKRRRKRIAAVERTPLPLPTGPNQSWSMDFVSDGLAYGRRFRCLNVVDDYTRECLAIEVDTSLPGLRVQQVLERLKEMRGLPASITVDNGPEFAGKVLDAWAYEAGVTLSFIRPGKPVENAYIESFNGRFRDECLNEHWFVSMRHAKRLIEEWRIEYNTERPHSSLGYLTPAQFARAHDAKQQFLTSDSNCSSD
- the tuf gene encoding elongation factor Tu, with product MAKEKFERTKPHVNVGTIGHVDHGKTTLTAAITTVLTKKFGGEAKAYDQIDAAPEEKARGITINTAHVEYETANRHYAHVDCPGHADYVKNMITGAAQMDGAILVCSAADGPMPQTREHILLARQVGVPYIIVFLNKCDMVDDAELLELVEMEVRELLSKYDFPGDDTPIVKGSAKLALEGDTGELGEVAIMNLADALDTYIPTPERAVDGAFLMPVEDVFSISGRGTVVTGRVERGIVKVGEEIEIVGIKPTVKTTCTGVEMFRKLLDQGQAGDNVGILLRGTKREDVERGQVLAKPGSITPHTHFTAEVYVLSKDEGGRHTPFFNNYRPQFYFRTTDVTGSIELPKDKEMVMPGDNVSITVKLIAPIAMEEGLRFAIREGGRTVGAGVVAKIIE
- the secE gene encoding preprotein translocase subunit SecE; the protein is MANPSVETVNTSGDKLMLALGVLLVLAGFVGFFWLANQQWYVRGAALAVGIIAGVAVGLMSAPGKSLIAFAKDSYKEVRKVVWPTRKEATQTTLVVFGFVLVMAIFLWLSDKSIEWVIFSAILGWK
- the nusG gene encoding transcription termination/antitermination protein NusG — translated: MSDTPASPSGKRWYVVHAYSGMEKSVQRALQERIERAGMQDKFGQILVPTEEVVEVKGGHKAVTERRFFPGYVLVEMEMTDETWHLVKNTAKVTGFVGGARNRPTPISPKEVEKIMSQMQEGVEKPRPKTLFEVGEMVRVKEGPFTDFNGTVEEVNYEKSRVRVSVTIFGRSTPVELEFGQVEKV
- the rplK gene encoding 50S ribosomal protein L11, giving the protein MAKKIVGFIKLQIPAGKANPSPPVGPALGQRGLNIMEFCKAFNAQTQGMEPGLPVPVVITAYADKSFTFVMKTPPATVLIKKAAKVDKGSSKPHTDKVGSITRAQAEEIAKTKMPDLTAADLDAAVRTIAGSARSMGITVEGV
- the rplA gene encoding 50S ribosomal protein L1, whose protein sequence is MAKISKRRQAFAAKVDRQKLYAIEDALALVKECASAKFNESIDVAVQLGIDAKKSDQVVRGSVVLPAGTGKSVRVAVFAQGDKAEQARAAGAEIVGMEDLAEQIKAGQMDFDIVIASPDTMRIVGTLGQILGPRGLMPNPKVGTVTPDVATAVKNAKAGQVQFRVDKAGIIHATIGRASFEADALRSNLSALIEALQKAKPATSKGVYLRKIALSSTMGVGVRVDQATLAA